A single genomic interval of Klebsiella sp. RHBSTW-00484 harbors:
- a CDS encoding conjugal transfer protein TraG N-terminal domain-containing protein → MDYNIYTVGDIEFVWSALNGIALIFSQYTGVKAFLTTAAVLAGASLFYKTWLWLLNPTKAEVPIFSWILGLILFSMAIVRVDVTIESVKSGEVRNVDGIPVFIAAMGTVTTNLSQGLLKDYKTAFDPLAPIDFAATTLDDDITLGPMIRFVKFLQWGGDSQGYCSAFPEPVSGLGAMNVCATVQSLAYNCLKGTQNSSAKIAGKETIFNDIFSSNVAESMERINQAMKGSLKNASANIVGVNSSKSATCEEVWSTVKQVTSTPEARQTIALIGQTNGILTPEEAGGAASGSSFTDVMASANGMYGKAIGAYDATLSLFIMNELRNGASKYKTPLGLASDMQLFEASLKRTNTMASQGQLWLQLSGAAIAFLEMFAYMVAPFALLMLLALGGNGVAAAAKYLQLILFVNMWPITAVMVNAYVKKVATADLDTWSTLNSQSNAVTWMGLPGLAETYSSYLSVASALYALIPVLTLFLMTQSIHPMMNAMKGVTPPAPVDSSHLTPKVWDAPNSGKSSFGDVNRTALTSTGQGFSGGGAMDSSNFRLGTWNAGSSIASSQGQGAAMTSSVMSAASNSFQQAYNQMSEVGRSGQSGQQFSSNLQNLKSYTDQAGANVANSVGAKHGINSQQLAGVVSNLLLNGSLGLGGEEKLGKGGAGGIGQKVMDSLGLKASGTVGSGISKSNSGSDSLLTDLNKAITTQLSENSGLSEQMSKAASQVNSDQFAQTNAFKEAASKMNQATQTMAENLSTSLSTNASANTGMTLDSRQSVNLDRFSDSIRNKNFSDDDVRNFARKNGLDENAFMDKFNSYNDTFKASTQLGSQLQRTDALVATTRDFSEQKIAIDTARGETAESNKQDLRETSSLLKGLVADFGGNAQQMLPITNQLDRITGDASGINTIAQAQERTPDHVDTSGVMSADRVADVGQGLDAQAKAGLAQNQQNANQHIGGQTESGVTPYNVGSVSKEDIQGIHKGNVANSYSEENQSVLSSLDKNTPVVTNETVGRIQGAGQDVKNANQTFDQLQTGIGGKHATSGMGNTSEKLNSMYGDSQIRGISNNLPNYFDRVANDPTKKPDDKRAELAAQAVFTYGASTMATGAEKEQLKADTQSLLTELGHYNVSWGMNDLQSIHEGFNMHNKASGSLDSAIRANLGEGGSGGGIVGQRTQTTIDTLAGNKIESNTERSVIGSTLLSGQESVARGLDVIGAKPVNDMLSGIGVLTTPASLANDATNPVNMPSSLLGKVGNHLQMSDGLSAVTSRYKDMGSDGIKTYESASQNSERAIRQQLTDDPRFGSDKADAFVNFMKSDLNNTNEPYQSRIERAENWLNDNKK, encoded by the coding sequence ATGGATTACAACATCTATACAGTAGGTGATATCGAGTTCGTGTGGTCCGCCCTTAACGGGATTGCCCTGATTTTCTCACAATATACCGGTGTAAAAGCATTTCTCACCACGGCAGCGGTGCTGGCTGGAGCCAGCCTGTTTTATAAAACATGGCTTTGGCTGTTGAACCCGACAAAAGCAGAGGTGCCGATATTTTCATGGATTCTTGGGCTGATTCTTTTTTCGATGGCAATAGTACGCGTGGATGTGACTATTGAATCGGTTAAGTCTGGTGAAGTGAGAAATGTCGATGGTATTCCTGTTTTTATCGCGGCGATGGGAACTGTAACCACTAACCTTAGCCAGGGCCTACTCAAAGACTATAAAACGGCGTTTGATCCGCTGGCGCCGATCGACTTTGCCGCAACCACGCTTGATGATGACATTACTCTTGGCCCGATGATTCGCTTCGTTAAATTCTTACAATGGGGCGGGGACAGCCAGGGGTATTGTTCAGCGTTCCCCGAACCAGTTAGCGGATTAGGTGCGATGAACGTGTGTGCGACAGTGCAATCACTGGCCTATAACTGCCTCAAGGGAACACAAAACTCAAGCGCGAAAATCGCTGGGAAAGAAACCATTTTTAACGATATTTTCTCTTCAAATGTCGCGGAAAGCATGGAACGCATTAATCAGGCGATGAAAGGTTCGCTGAAGAACGCATCTGCTAACATCGTGGGTGTGAATAGTTCAAAGTCAGCGACTTGTGAAGAGGTCTGGTCGACCGTTAAACAGGTAACGAGCACCCCGGAGGCTCGACAGACGATTGCTTTGATTGGGCAAACAAACGGTATTCTTACCCCAGAAGAGGCGGGCGGTGCCGCATCCGGATCGAGCTTCACGGATGTAATGGCGTCGGCGAACGGCATGTATGGCAAGGCGATTGGCGCTTATGACGCGACGCTTTCTTTGTTCATCATGAATGAGCTACGTAATGGTGCCAGTAAATACAAAACCCCACTTGGTCTGGCCTCGGATATGCAACTGTTTGAGGCATCATTAAAACGTACGAATACCATGGCATCTCAGGGGCAGCTCTGGCTGCAATTATCTGGTGCGGCAATTGCGTTTCTTGAAATGTTTGCGTACATGGTTGCTCCGTTTGCATTGCTCATGCTGCTTGCACTCGGCGGAAACGGTGTTGCCGCAGCGGCAAAATATCTTCAGTTGATTCTCTTCGTTAATATGTGGCCGATTACTGCGGTGATGGTCAATGCCTACGTGAAGAAGGTGGCAACAGCGGATCTTGATACATGGAGCACACTGAATAGTCAGAGTAACGCGGTGACTTGGATGGGCTTACCAGGGCTTGCCGAAACATATAGTTCTTACTTATCAGTTGCATCAGCGCTCTATGCTCTTATCCCAGTCCTGACGCTGTTCCTGATGACGCAATCCATTCATCCAATGATGAATGCGATGAAAGGAGTTACGCCACCCGCACCTGTGGACTCCAGCCACCTCACGCCGAAAGTGTGGGATGCGCCAAATAGCGGAAAATCATCATTTGGGGATGTTAATCGTACAGCACTGACAAGCACCGGGCAGGGGTTCAGCGGTGGCGGGGCCATGGACTCCAGTAACTTCCGACTCGGTACGTGGAATGCAGGTTCAAGTATCGCGTCAAGCCAGGGACAAGGGGCGGCAATGACCTCATCAGTCATGAGTGCAGCAAGTAATTCATTCCAGCAGGCCTACAATCAGATGAGTGAAGTTGGTCGTTCGGGGCAATCGGGCCAGCAATTTTCCTCGAATCTGCAAAACTTGAAATCATATACAGACCAGGCCGGTGCAAACGTCGCTAATAGCGTAGGGGCGAAGCACGGAATTAATTCGCAGCAATTAGCTGGTGTGGTGTCAAACCTTCTCCTCAATGGAAGTTTGGGACTTGGTGGCGAGGAAAAACTTGGAAAAGGGGGGGCTGGGGGCATAGGTCAGAAAGTGATGGATTCACTAGGTCTGAAAGCATCGGGTACCGTTGGTTCAGGGATCTCAAAATCGAATTCAGGCAGTGATAGCCTCTTAACTGATTTGAATAAAGCTATTACGACTCAATTGTCAGAAAACTCAGGACTTTCTGAACAAATGAGTAAAGCGGCTTCTCAGGTAAACAGTGATCAGTTTGCACAGACCAATGCATTCAAAGAAGCTGCATCAAAAATGAACCAGGCAACACAGACAATGGCCGAAAATCTGTCGACGTCACTTTCAACGAACGCCAGCGCTAATACCGGCATGACACTCGACTCAAGACAGTCTGTCAACCTAGACAGATTCTCCGATTCTATTCGTAATAAAAACTTCAGCGATGATGATGTGCGTAATTTTGCACGGAAAAATGGTCTTGATGAGAATGCGTTTATGGATAAATTCAATTCTTACAATGACACATTTAAGGCCAGCACTCAGTTGGGATCACAACTCCAGCGAACTGATGCGCTGGTGGCAACGACACGCGACTTTAGTGAGCAAAAAATTGCGATTGATACTGCCAGGGGTGAAACGGCTGAGAGCAATAAGCAGGATCTGCGTGAGACCTCCAGCCTGCTTAAAGGGCTGGTTGCTGACTTCGGCGGTAACGCTCAACAGATGCTGCCAATTACCAATCAACTTGACCGAATCACTGGTGATGCATCGGGTATTAATACCATTGCACAGGCGCAGGAGCGCACACCAGACCATGTAGATACCTCCGGCGTAATGAGTGCCGATCGTGTTGCTGACGTAGGGCAAGGTCTGGATGCTCAGGCGAAAGCTGGATTGGCACAGAACCAGCAGAATGCTAATCAACATATTGGCGGACAAACCGAATCAGGTGTTACGCCGTACAATGTGGGCTCGGTCAGTAAAGAAGATATTCAGGGCATTCATAAAGGTAATGTAGCTAACTCCTATAGCGAAGAAAACCAAAGTGTTCTCTCGTCGTTGGATAAGAATACCCCTGTAGTGACTAATGAGACCGTGGGAAGAATTCAGGGGGCTGGGCAGGACGTTAAGAACGCCAACCAAACTTTCGACCAGCTTCAAACTGGTATAGGCGGCAAGCATGCTACTTCAGGCATGGGTAATACCAGCGAAAAACTGAATTCTATGTACGGAGATAGCCAGATACGCGGGATATCAAACAACCTCCCGAATTATTTTGACAGGGTTGCAAATGACCCAACCAAAAAGCCGGATGACAAACGGGCGGAGCTGGCCGCACAAGCCGTGTTTACCTATGGGGCCAGTACAATGGCAACCGGCGCTGAGAAAGAACAACTGAAAGCGGATACTCAAAGCCTCCTCACCGAGCTGGGTCACTACAACGTTAGCTGGGGGATGAATGATCTCCAGAGTATCCATGAAGGTTTCAACATGCACAACAAGGCTTCAGGCTCTCTTGATTCAGCAATAAGGGCGAATCTTGGTGAAGGCGGCTCTGGCGGCGGGATCGTTGGCCAACGAACCCAAACCACGATTGATACCCTTGCTGGTAATAAAATTGAGTCCAATACAGAACGTAGTGTGATTGGCAGTACGCTTTTATCGGGCCAGGAGAGTGTTGCCAGAGGGCTTGACGTTATCGGAGCAAAACCCGTAAACGACATGCTCTCAGGTATTGGGGTCCTGACTACGCCCGCATCTTTGGCAAACGATGCAACGAATCCGGTAAATATGCCGAGTTCGTTATTGGGCAAGGTTGGCAACCACCTGCAAATGTCAGATGGTCTGAGCGCGGTGACCAGCCGTTATAAGGATATGGGAAGTGATGGGATCAAGACGTATGAGAGTGCATCACAAAACTCAGAGCGTGCGATTCGTCAGCAACTGACCGATGATCCACGCTTCGGGTCGGATAAAGCAGATGCGTTCGTTAACTTTATGAAGTCAGACCTTAACAATACAAACGAACCGTATCAGTCGAGAATAGAGAGAGCTGAAAACTGGCTGAATGATAATAAGAAGTAG
- a CDS encoding thioredoxin fold domain-containing protein has protein sequence MNKTIKASFLLLASCTAFSMNAQTVKTDVLPDAALKKLKEVGLSIEHIEPSPVKDIYTVISREGVSYVSKDGDYIFTGSLFHVNGKDVENTTEQAILKGVREFAAKTKSIEYKSANEKYRLAVFTDITCGYCQKLHHDLQSYLDAGISIKFLTFPRAGLNSVVAGNMAKIWCAAKPNDALDAAMSSISIIPEGRPDAACLDIIKSHFQVASTIPLQGTPTMVTLSGKPQLFTGWLSPENLVTRMGTAQK, from the coding sequence ATGAATAAGACTATCAAGGCATCATTCTTATTACTGGCATCTTGTACGGCCTTTAGCATGAATGCCCAGACAGTGAAAACTGACGTGCTTCCTGATGCAGCACTGAAGAAATTAAAAGAAGTTGGGCTGTCCATCGAGCATATTGAACCATCCCCAGTAAAAGATATTTATACCGTGATTTCAAGAGAAGGCGTGAGTTACGTCAGCAAAGATGGTGATTACATTTTTACCGGGAGCTTGTTTCATGTTAACGGCAAAGATGTGGAGAATACAACGGAACAGGCGATACTGAAAGGCGTCAGGGAGTTTGCTGCTAAAACAAAATCCATAGAATATAAGTCGGCGAATGAAAAATATCGCCTGGCGGTGTTTACTGATATAACCTGCGGGTATTGCCAGAAACTACATCATGATCTTCAATCCTATCTCGATGCCGGGATCTCAATAAAATTCCTCACTTTTCCGCGTGCAGGCCTGAACTCCGTGGTCGCGGGGAATATGGCAAAAATCTGGTGTGCGGCCAAACCTAATGATGCGCTGGATGCTGCAATGAGCTCGATATCAATCATTCCGGAAGGACGGCCTGACGCGGCCTGCCTCGATATTATCAAATCGCATTTCCAGGTTGCTTCAACTATTCCGCTTCAGGGTACGCCAACCATGGTAACGCTGTCGGGTAAACCTCAGTTGTTCACCGGCTGGTTGAGCCCGGAAAATCTGGTGACCCGCATGGGCACCGCACAAAAGTGA
- a CDS encoding thioredoxin family protein, producing MTRLTLLPSKMLVLMSLFITGVHANEDQTLIKDTPFVSGQAFKKGFFWYDDPARKTEEEINETTPPVASSSQPVQEEKIDLNSKWLKDNMPRLLTQAMDNPTPENLSRFYTAQRLMLDIGTRFSDKSKDYFLKNPMMSEKRRQPVEKVALDAHRTVVEKNQQTVMKDIFTRSGLFFFFQSTCEFCHEESQILQFMQNYYSVDILPVSMDGRPLQNGLFQDFSVPNAQIIDQFKIREVPTIFLVSKDGSSAQRISEGMITAEELKNTIILAAKGMNLIDDASFQSTLDIKRQYTIGEDGVITVNKSEMESDPFLLQRIMDQKLEGYDMPTADPVNYLNVGGSLGGPYAR from the coding sequence ATGACTCGATTAACGTTACTGCCTTCAAAGATGTTAGTGCTGATGTCTTTGTTTATAACTGGCGTCCATGCAAATGAAGACCAGACCCTTATCAAAGACACCCCATTTGTGTCAGGACAAGCCTTTAAGAAAGGTTTTTTCTGGTATGACGACCCAGCCCGGAAAACTGAGGAAGAAATTAATGAGACTACGCCTCCTGTTGCATCTTCGTCCCAGCCAGTACAAGAAGAAAAGATTGATCTTAATTCAAAGTGGCTAAAGGACAATATGCCCCGGCTTTTGACTCAGGCAATGGATAATCCGACCCCTGAAAACTTATCGAGGTTTTATACAGCGCAACGTTTAATGTTGGATATCGGTACGCGATTTTCGGATAAGTCGAAAGATTATTTTCTTAAAAATCCAATGATGTCTGAAAAACGAAGACAGCCGGTTGAGAAGGTTGCCTTGGATGCACATCGTACGGTTGTGGAAAAAAACCAGCAGACGGTAATGAAAGATATTTTCACAAGATCCGGGCTCTTTTTCTTTTTCCAGAGTACCTGTGAGTTCTGCCACGAAGAAAGTCAAATCCTCCAGTTTATGCAGAATTACTATTCGGTCGACATTCTCCCTGTCAGCATGGATGGCAGACCATTACAAAATGGGTTGTTCCAGGATTTCTCTGTCCCTAATGCGCAGATTATTGATCAATTCAAAATCCGCGAAGTGCCAACTATTTTCCTTGTGTCGAAAGACGGGTCATCAGCGCAACGAATTAGCGAAGGTATGATCACTGCTGAGGAGCTCAAGAATACTATTATTCTGGCTGCAAAGGGCATGAACCTGATTGATGATGCCTCATTCCAATCCACGTTAGATATTAAGCGCCAATATACCATTGGTGAGGATGGCGTAATTACAGTGAATAAATCAGAAATGGAATCTGACCCGTTCTTATTGCAACGAATAATGGACCAGAAGTTGGAAGGGTACGATATGCCTACAGCGGACCCTGTGAACTACTTGAATGTTGGTGGCAGTTTAGGAGGCCCATATGCGCGCTAA
- the mobI gene encoding conjugative transfer protein MobI(A/C), whose amino-acid sequence MSNSKLIKSLELSRSLMRSQIEVLREAAEDLCTNYWIEWKERNHLEINLPRPNNTLKREYLGSYAPKIELIGNAKKVTITWHKFSPFKTRSPSHMSKRISAMKSGKYSKSCFVNHAFWEYEMIEKTEGVLEPYRELLEFYHTAYIELGRKIRKYSKSEVAQ is encoded by the coding sequence ATGTCTAATTCGAAACTAATAAAGTCACTAGAATTATCACGCAGTTTGATGCGTTCACAAATCGAGGTTCTGCGGGAGGCAGCTGAAGACCTTTGCACAAATTACTGGATCGAGTGGAAAGAACGGAATCATCTGGAGATTAATTTACCCCGGCCTAACAATACGCTAAAGCGTGAGTATCTGGGTTCGTATGCGCCGAAAATTGAATTAATCGGTAATGCCAAAAAAGTTACAATCACCTGGCATAAGTTCAGCCCGTTTAAAACCAGGTCTCCCAGTCATATGTCGAAACGGATTTCTGCGATGAAAAGCGGAAAATATTCGAAAAGCTGCTTTGTTAATCATGCCTTCTGGGAATATGAAATGATCGAAAAAACGGAGGGAGTACTAGAACCCTACAGAGAATTACTTGAGTTCTATCATACTGCGTATATCGAACTGGGACGCAAAATCCGTAAATACTCAAAATCAGAGGTGGCACAATGA
- the trhH gene encoding IncHI-type conjugal transfer protein TrhH gives MRANLHVCAKKLLLSLAVCTAMIAPNAGADNAMRNIFNGMMTTTSPASFETATRTGVVGGSFSYRTTNVNTNLVSMSFPKASVGCNGIDVFLGSFSMINGDQLVQVARGIAQGAAIYAFNVAVSAICADCAATINDIQNKLQALNKFAKDSCNATYSFLSENVGPPSQYANAVSSGPASMLGTLNGLLPDFGSSMTKSPETVTSQVKAKDPEEFAEKFSGNLFYMSFMDIDKGSMNIGGVTELSGYKLAEQLMSLVGTVIINWDAKGEKAGMEVRPSTMTVSDFIMGPPAGGSIKMLKCSPVPDPASARKSQCLVMSEVMDGGFKGLKDTISDLLIQVQTKAISDVRISDDELRIISYIGIPTILDSLQTFDVPEGYAYIQDISAIAATSLVINMLRQVEAKISAMNIPSESLSGRRQDLTRLSENLSNQVKAAYELTRSQVGNSSDVISAWDDRRLKRKAFMESLRGTGN, from the coding sequence ATGCGCGCTAACCTCCATGTTTGTGCAAAAAAGTTACTTTTGTCGTTAGCCGTTTGCACGGCGATGATTGCACCAAATGCCGGTGCCGATAACGCCATGCGTAATATTTTTAATGGAATGATGACGACAACCAGCCCGGCCAGTTTTGAAACGGCCACCCGTACCGGTGTGGTTGGCGGCTCTTTTTCCTACCGCACAACAAACGTGAATACCAATTTAGTTTCAATGTCTTTCCCCAAAGCTTCCGTCGGCTGTAACGGCATCGATGTTTTCCTCGGTTCATTCAGTATGATTAACGGAGATCAGTTGGTGCAGGTTGCTCGCGGTATCGCGCAGGGGGCCGCGATTTATGCATTTAATGTCGCGGTATCGGCAATCTGTGCTGACTGTGCTGCGACTATTAATGATATCCAGAACAAATTGCAGGCGTTGAACAAATTTGCCAAAGATTCCTGCAACGCTACTTACTCGTTTCTTTCTGAAAATGTTGGACCACCCAGCCAGTATGCGAATGCGGTCAGTTCCGGCCCAGCTTCAATGCTTGGTACTCTTAATGGATTGTTGCCTGATTTCGGTTCATCAATGACCAAGTCGCCAGAAACTGTGACCTCCCAGGTAAAAGCAAAAGACCCTGAAGAGTTTGCTGAAAAATTCAGTGGAAACCTTTTCTATATGTCATTTATGGACATCGATAAAGGTTCTATGAATATCGGTGGCGTGACTGAATTATCTGGCTACAAACTCGCAGAGCAGCTGATGTCGCTTGTCGGCACTGTGATTATCAACTGGGATGCTAAAGGTGAAAAAGCGGGGATGGAAGTTCGTCCATCGACGATGACGGTATCGGATTTCATCATGGGTCCTCCGGCTGGTGGCTCCATAAAAATGCTCAAATGTTCGCCTGTACCCGATCCTGCTTCAGCGAGAAAGTCGCAATGCCTGGTTATGTCTGAAGTGATGGATGGTGGTTTCAAAGGACTGAAGGATACGATTTCAGACCTCCTAATTCAGGTTCAAACAAAGGCAATCAGCGATGTCAGGATCTCTGATGATGAATTACGCATTATTTCTTATATCGGCATCCCAACAATTCTTGATTCTCTTCAGACTTTTGATGTCCCTGAAGGCTATGCCTATATCCAGGATATCAGTGCAATAGCGGCCACCAGCCTTGTCATTAACATGCTTCGGCAAGTTGAAGCAAAGATCAGCGCTATGAATATCCCCAGTGAATCACTTTCCGGACGGCGGCAGGACCTGACTCGGTTATCTGAAAACCTTAGCAATCAGGTAAAAGCAGCTTACGAGCTCACCCGTAGCCAGGTAGGTAACAGCTCTGATGTCATTTCAGCATGGGATGATCGCCGATTAAAGAGGAAGGCGTTCATGGAAAGTCTTCGTGGCACAGGTAACTGA
- a CDS encoding lytic transglycosylase domain-containing protein codes for MFIPPADDVKPIPVPVEVYTQCITDASRFFGIDAELVFTLFDNEGGKVGTFSRNKNGTYDIGPMQINSSNLPEIRGHFPSVTWRVLAYDACASFWVGTWWLYRKIVDRNGNVFEGIADYNSKTPKVRARYIFNFMVKYNRRIQGRNGMDELYQWTQPKTQYNGHIVKNVPE; via the coding sequence GTGTTTATACCACCAGCAGATGATGTGAAACCTATTCCCGTTCCTGTTGAAGTCTACACACAGTGCATTACCGATGCCTCCCGCTTTTTCGGGATTGATGCAGAATTGGTCTTTACGCTTTTTGATAATGAAGGCGGAAAAGTGGGAACGTTCAGCCGGAATAAAAATGGCACTTATGATATTGGACCTATGCAGATCAATTCGTCCAATCTGCCGGAAATACGTGGCCACTTTCCGTCTGTTACCTGGCGGGTATTGGCCTATGACGCCTGTGCCAGTTTCTGGGTAGGTACCTGGTGGCTTTACCGGAAAATTGTAGACCGAAATGGTAATGTATTTGAAGGGATTGCCGATTACAACAGCAAAACCCCTAAGGTCCGGGCGAGGTATATCTTTAACTTCATGGTCAAATACAATCGCCGGATTCAGGGCCGGAATGGCATGGACGAGTTATATCAGTGGACGCAACCAAAGACCCAGTACAACGGACATATTGTAAAAAATGTTCCGGAGTAA
- a CDS encoding HAD domain-containing protein: MLQSIYEFLCKIRCSPQKLRNKDLDGILPQDESTAGLWGPLPLIHIVLFLDFDGVIHKCQNESFERMYLIEKLLDASPSMFIVISSSWRECGSITYLKSLFRSPYRDRVIGATPSLCLPSGGIGVRAAECEEFVARHQVKAFICLDDDTTLFPPEYPHLIRTDYYTGVKEKDITDLIARYNLLMARFY; encoded by the coding sequence ATGCTCCAATCAATATACGAATTCCTGTGCAAGATACGCTGTTCTCCACAGAAGCTTAGAAATAAAGACTTGGACGGGATCTTGCCTCAGGATGAATCAACAGCTGGCTTATGGGGACCTCTGCCATTAATCCATATTGTTCTTTTCCTGGATTTTGATGGTGTAATCCACAAATGTCAGAATGAATCTTTCGAACGGATGTATTTGATTGAGAAGTTACTTGATGCAAGTCCTTCAATGTTCATCGTTATATCAAGTTCATGGAGAGAATGCGGGAGTATTACCTACCTAAAGTCACTTTTCCGCTCGCCGTACAGAGACCGGGTAATTGGCGCAACCCCATCCCTGTGTCTACCCTCGGGGGGAATAGGGGTACGTGCAGCTGAATGTGAAGAATTCGTGGCCAGGCACCAGGTAAAAGCCTTTATCTGCCTTGATGACGATACGACCCTGTTTCCGCCAGAATATCCGCACCTGATCCGTACGGATTATTACACGGGGGTTAAAGAAAAGGACATAACGGATCTGATAGCCAGATATAACCTACTGATGGCCCGTTTTTATTAA